The nucleotide sequence ACCCGGCCGAGATGCAGCTCATGGGCTTCGAGCCGGCGCTGAAGGGCACGGTGGAGAGCATCACGCTCGGCATCGCCACCGCGAACGCATCGACGAGCACGCAGGGCCTGCCGAACGTTGATCCGGTCTACACCTGGGTGCGGCTCGCCCAGCGGGTCCCGGTGCGCATCCGCATCGATCATGTGCCGGAGGGCGTGCCCCTGGTGGCCGGCATGACCGCGACGGTCGTGGTCAACAACGGCGTCGGCAGCCGCCCAGCCTGGTTCGCTGACCTGGGCCGGACGATCGGCGGCACGCGCTGAGCTGGTGCCGGTCGAGTCCATGCCGGGCGAGTCCATGCCGGTCGAACCGGGCATGGATTTTTGCGGCGCGGAAGAGGGCCGGCTAAGTCGCTGATCCGTCAGGCGTGCGCTGCGAAGGTTCGAGCTTGGGGCGAATACTTCCAACCGAAGGCGCAATTTTCCGGTTGACGGCTGCCGAATACGGACGCAGTCTCTCTGTGTGCTTCGGGAAGGGAAGCACAACCGTTCCGGATACGGCGCGCACGGCGCGAATATCTGGCGCGACGATCCGTGAGCGAAGCTGAAGGAGACAGGAATGACTCCACCCCAGCAGCACGCCGTAACGACCACTCCCGGACCGGTCCGGCCGGGAGCCTAGCGGCAGATCAGGCGGACAGCCCGGCGGAAGACGGCTCCAGGGGCGCAGAAGCGGCCGAACGGCGCGACTTCGAACACGCGAAATGCCCCACTTCAAGCCGTCTCCGGCGCGGTTCTCTCCGGCAGGGCCGGGGATGATGACCATCGCGAAGGTGCCGAGCGCTCGCCGACAGCCCCGCAGGCTGCGTGCGGGCTGAACCCATGTGGCGGTCGATCGCTCCGCAAGCAGCGGGATCCCCTCTCCCCGCTTGCGGGGAGCGGAGAGGCCCGCACTCTCAGCCGGACCTCACTCGATCCCGAGCTTCGCCTTCAGCAGGGCGTTCACCGCGGCCGGGTTGGCCTTGCCGCCGGTGGCCTTCATGGTCTGGCCGACGAACCAGCCGAGCAGCGTCGGCTTCTCCTTGGCCTGCGCGACCTTGTCGGGGTTCTGGGCGATGATCTGGTCGATCGCCGTCTCGATGGCGCCGGTGTCGGTGACCTGCCTCATGCCGCGGGCCTCGACCACGGCGCGCGGGTCGCCGCCCTCCGTCCAGACGATCTCGAACAGGTCCTTGGCGATCTTGCCGGAGATCGTGCCCTCGCCGATCAGGTCGATGATCGCGCCGAGCTGGTCGGCCGAGACCGGGCTCTCGTCGATGCCGAGACCCTCCTTGTTCAGGCGCCCGAACAGCTCGTTGATCACCCAGTTCGCCGCGGCCTTGCCGTCGCGGCCCTTGGCGACCGCCTCGTAGAAGTCGGCCGACGCCCGCTCGGCCACCAGCACGCCCGCATCGTAGGGCGAGAGGCCGAAATCGGCCACGAAGCGCGCCTTCTTGGCATCCGGTAGTTCCGGCAGGCCCGCCGCGAGGCCGTCGACATAGGCCTGATCGAATTCGAGCGGCAGAAGGTCCGGATCGGGGAAGTAGCGGTAATCGTGCGCCTCTTCCTTCGAGCGCATCGAGCGGGTCTCGCCCTTGCCCGGATCGAACAGGCGGGTCTCCTGCACGATCGTCCCGCCGTCCTCGATGATCGCGATCTGGCGGCGCGCCTCGGTCTCGATCGCCTGGCCGATGAAGCGGATCGAGTTGACGTTCTTGATCTCGCAGCGCGTGCCGAGCGGCTCACCGGGGCGGCGCACCGAGACGTTCACGTCGGCGCGGAGATTGCCCTTCTCCATGTCGCCGTCGCAGGTGCCGAGATAGCGCAGGATGGTGCGCAGCTTCGTCACGTAGGCCTTGGCCTCCTCGGACGAGCGCAGGTCCGGCCGCGAGACGATCTCCATCAGGGCGACGCCCGAGCGGTTGAGATCGACGAAGCTCAGGTTCGGCGCCTGGTCGTGCAGGGACTTGCCGGCATCCTGCTCCAGGTGCAGGCGCTCGATGCCGACCGTGATCGACTCGCCTTCGGGCAGATCGACCAGGACCTCGCCCTCGCCGACGATCGGGTCCTTGTACTGCGAGATCTGGTAGCCCTGCGGCAGGTCCGGGTAGAAGTAGTTCTTCCGGTCGAAGACCGAGCGCAGGTTGATCTTCGCCTTCAACCCGAGGCCGGTGCGCACGGCCTGCGCCACGCATTCCTCGTTGATCACCGGCAGCATCCCGGGCATGGCCGCGTCGACCAGCGAGACGTGGGCGTTCGGCTCCGCCCCGAAGGCGGTCGCGGCGCCGGAGAACAGCTTCGAGCGGCTGGTGACCTGGGCGTGGATCTCCATGCCGATCACGACCTCCCAGTCGTGCAGGCCGCCCTTGATCAGCTTCTTCGGGTTCACGGGTGCGTTCATGGTCGTCCGGGCCGATCCTCGGGGGAGGTCGCGGGGTGAGCGGGGGGCTTGAAGCCCCTCGCGCTGTGGCGGTGAGTTAGGGGCCGGTGCCCGCGCGGGTCAAGCGCGGGGCCGGATTGCGCGGCGCGCCCCGAACCCGACGATCGCCCAGAGGAGCGCCGCGATCGTCCGCACGGGGAAGAAGGTCGGCCCGTCGTGGCTGACCGGGGCCGGCCACGGAATCCCGATCGCGCCGATCGCCCAGGAGGCCAGCACCGAGACGGCGAGCGCGATGATCGCCGCGATGAAGACCTTGCCGAACTGGCTCGCGGTCCAGCCGAGATAGAGCGCCAGCAGAACGAGGATCGGGTCGAGCCCGGCCCAGATCCAGACGGTCCAGGGGTAGAACGGGACGGTCATGCCCACCAGGGCTTCGGCAGGCTGACCCGGCCGGCCGCGTCCTCGATCACTTGGCTCGCCGCGAACAGCGTCTCCTCGTCGAAGGGGCGGCCGATCAGCTGGAGGCCGAGCGGCAGGCCCTGGGCGTCGAGCCCCGCCGGCACCGAGATGCCCGGCAGGCCGGCCATGTTCACCGTCACGGTGAACACGTCGTTGAGGTACATCTCGACCGGGTCGGCCGAGGCCTTCTCGCCGATGCCGAAGGCGGCCGACGGGGTCGCGGGGGTGAGGATCGCGTCGACGCCGACCGCGTAGGCCTCCTCGAAGTCGCGCTTGATCAGGGTGCGGATCTTCTGGGCGCGCACGTAGTAGGCGTCGTAGTAGCCCGCCGAGAGCACGTAGGTGCCGATCATGATGCGGCGCTTCACCTCGCGGCCGAAGCCCGCCGCGCGGGTCTTCTCGTAGAGGCCCACGATATCATTGGCCGGCACGCGCAGGCCGTAGCGCACCCCGTCGTAGCGGGCGAGGTTCGAGGAGGCTTCGGCCGGGGCCACGATGTAGTAGGCCGGCAGCGCGTACTGGGTGTGCGGCAGCGAGATCTCCCGGATCGTCGCGCCCGCGTCCTTGAGCCAGGCCGCGCCCTGGTCCCAGAGCCGCTGGATCTCGGCCGGCATGCCGTCCACCCGGTACTCCCGGGGGATGCCGATGGTCAGGCCCTTCACGCCGCGGGAGACCGCCCCCTCGAAATCGGGCACGGGCAGGTCCGCGCAGGTGGTGTCGCGCGCGTCCGAGCCGGACATGGAGCCCAAGAGGATCGCGCAGTCGCGCACCGTGCGGGCGATCGGGCCGGCCTGGTCGAGCGAGGAGGCGAAGGCCACCGTGCCCCAGCGCGAGCAGCGCCCGTAGGTCGGCTTGATGCCGACGGTGCCGGTGAAGGCCGCGGGCTGGCGGATCGAGCCGCCGGTATCCGTGGCCGTCGCGCCGAGGCACAGATGCGCGGCGACCGCCGCCGCCGACCCGCCCGAGGAGCCGCCCGGCACGATCGGCGCGTCCGAGCCGTTGCGGCGCCAGGGCGAGATGACGTTACCGTAGGCGCTGGTCTCGTTGGACGAGCCCATGGCGAACTCGTCGAGGTTGAGCTTGCCCAGCATCACCGCGCCGTCGCGCCAGAGATTGGCCGAGACCGCCGACTCGTAGTGCGGCGTGAAGTTCTCCAGGATCTTCGAGCCCGCGGTGGTCTTCGTACCCTCGGTGCAGAACAGATCCTTGATGCCGAGCGGCAGGCCCTCCAGCGGGCGGGCCTCGCCCGCCGCGATCTTCGCGTCCGAGGCGTCGGCCATCGCGAGCGCGCGCTCGGGCGTCTCCAAGATGTAGGCGTTGAGCGCGCGGGCCTGCTCGACCGCCGTGACATGGGCCTGCGTCAGCTCGCGGGCGGAGAAGCGCTTGGCCTTCAGGCCGTCGCGCGCCTCGGCGAGGGAGAGTTCGTTGAGTTCGCTCACGTGTTCCGTCCTCACGTCCGCCGTGCGGCGGCGGGGCCTGCCCGGCGGCTCGGCCGGGCGCTCAAGGCGGGTGCTGCCGGGCGCGGGCCGGCCTACTCGACCACTTTCGGGACGAGGAAGTAGTTGTCCTCGGTCTCGGGAGCGTTGGCCACCACGTCCGCGGCGCGCTCGCCGTCCGTCACGACGTCCTGGCGCTTCTTCATCGCCATCGGGGTGACCGAGGTCATCGGCTCGACGCCGGAGACGTCCACCGTGCCGAGCTGCTCGACGAAGGCCAGGATGGCGTTGAGCTCGCCCTGGAGCGGCGCGACCTCCTCCTCCGAGACCGCGATGCGCGCCAGATGCGCGATGCGCCTGACCGTCTGTGCGTCGACCGACATGCTCACCCGTTCCGCGCCCCGGGAGGGGCGGGCCTGATCGAAGAAATCCGCCGGGCTATAGCACCGGGTTTCGCGGCGCCGCAACGCGGGGGCCGGAGCGACCTGCGCGCCGGCCGCGATGCTTCAGGTCACCACGTGGTTGGGCGTTGTGCTGACATCGACCACGACGCCGCGCTTCACAGGGTTGAGGTGCGCTTGCCCCGCGCCGAAGACGAGGATCTCGAAGGCGAGGAGCAGCATCAGCCGGTGCTTGCGGGGCAGGCGGCGGGCGGGACGAGGCGAGGCGGCGGTCAAGCGCGGGCCCTCCGGGAGCGTTAACGGGACGTTAACGACCCTATGCCGGAACCGTGCCAGCCTGCGCCACGTCGAACTGCGCACAGGGTTAACGGCTGTGGATGGAGGGGCTGATGTGGGCTGAGATATTCGCGGAACTGCGCCGCGGCTGCCCCTCGGACGAGGCGGAGATGGCGCGGGCCGAGCGGGAACTCGGCTTCCCGCTGCCCGAATCGTACCGGAGCTTCTGTTGCGCGTGCGGGGCGGGGCTCGCGGGCGGGTTCGTGCGGGTGGCGACACCCGTGCCCTACCCGGCCGCCGACCTCGTCGTGCGCGCCGAGCTGATCGCCCACAGCATTCAGGCGGCGATCGGCCTGCTCGATGCGCCGCCCGCCTTCGCCGTCGAGGGCGACGACCCGGGCGTGCTCGACCGGGCCTGCTTCTTCGGCGAGACCGAGGACGGCCATTTCCTGTTCTGGGACGTGCAGGGAGAGGATCTGGCGGGCGAGCCGGAATACGACATCTGGCTCCTGGCACCCGATCTCGAGACGGTTCGCTTCGGGGGCGAGAGCCTCGACGCCCTGTTCCGGCGGCTGCAGGGCGAGGGCGTGCGGACCGTTCTCGGCGAGGCGGCCGAGCCCCTGCCCTCGCTCTTCGAGGGGATCGAGGCCGCGGTGCTGGCGCGCGGGGCCGAAGCCCCGTAAGGCCGGTGCCATGGCCAGCCCGGATCCCCGCCAAGATTCCAGCCAAGATACCCGCCAGGACGCCCGCGTCGCGGATATCCGTGCCTTCGCCGAGGCGTCCCGCGGGGGCGCGCGCCTGATCGGCGTCGATCTCGGCACCCGGACGATCGGGCTCGCGCTCTCCGACGTGCAGCGCCGCATCGCCTCGCCGCTGGAGACGATCCGGCGGGTGAAGTTCACGCCGGATGCGCAGCGCCTGCGCGACCTCTGCCTGAAGCACGCTGTCGGGGGCCTCGTCTTCGGCCTGCCGCTCAACATGGACGGCTCGGAGGGGCCGCGGGCGCAATCGACCCGCGCCTTCGTGCGCAACCTGAAGCCGATCCTCGACCTGCCGGTCCTGTTCCAGGACGAGCGCCTCTCGACCGCGGTCGTCACCCGCGCGCTGATCGAGGCGGACGCCTCGCGGGCCAGGCGCGCTCAGCTCGTGGACAAGCTTGCCGCCGCCTACATCCTGCAGGGCGCGCTCGACATGATGCAGGAATCGGACGAGGGCGACAGTGGGGGCGATCGGTTCCCGGTCTACCCGTAGGAGCCGGCGCGGAAGCCGGCTCAATCGCGCGCGGCTTTCCTCTCGCCCCGGCGCTCGTCCTCCCGGAACGCTGTCCTGCGCCAGGCCGGCGGGCATGTCATGCGGCCCTCGTAACCGTCGAAGCCGCCGCTGTAGGAGAAACGGTTCAGGGCCGCGTGCCGTGCGCGCTCCGACGCGGCCTCACAGCGGGAGCCCGCGCCGTCCGGCGTCCGGCTTCGACGCTGCGTCTCGGTCGCTGTGCCCGAGCCCGGTTTCGGCATTCCGGCCCTCCTACCGCATGACGTTGCGCGCCCCGGTACAATCGCCGGCCGCGCGGACCCGTTGCATCCTAGCAGGGCCGAGGCGTTTCCGCAGGCCTCGGCGCAACCGGAATTCCTGAGGGACCCTGAGGGACGGAAGCCGGGACGAGGCCTGTCGCATCAGCGGATCAGCGAGACCGTGCCGCTGCCGTGACGCTCGATCCGGCCGTCGAGTTCGAGCTCGAGCAGCAGCGTCTGCACCGCGCGCACGCCGAGGCCGGTGGCGCGGGCGAGCGCGTCGGTGCCGACCGGGCTGGGGCTCAGCGCGCCGATCAGCCGGGCCCGGGGGTCGGCCGTCTCCTCCAGCTCGGGCGCGTCGAGGCCGGGCGCCGGCACCGGCACCGCGATGCCGTCGAGGTCGATCTCGTCCCAGAAGACCGGCTGGTCGGCGAGGTCGGGCGCGTCCCGCGCCTCCGGCACCGTCCCGCCGACGAGCGGGGCGATCACCGCGAGGACGTGATCGACCTCCGCGACCAGGGTTCCGCCCTGGCGGATCAGGTCGTTCGTGCCCTCCGCCCGCGGGTCGAGCGGCGAGCCCGGCACCGCGAAGACCTCGCGGCCCTGTTCCAGGGCGAAGCGGGCGGTGATCAGCGAGCCGGAGCGGCGCGCGGCCTCGACCACGACGGTGCCGTAGGCGAGCCCCGAGATGATGCGGTTGCGGCGCGGGAAGTCGCGGCCCCTGGGCTCCCAGCCCATAGGCATCTCGGCGACGACGGCGCCGCCCGCCCCGACGATCTCGTCCACGAGGCCGGCGTGGTTCGCCGGGTAGATCCGGTCGTGCCCGCCGGCCAGCACCGCCACCGTGCCGGTGCCGAGGGCGGCCTTGTGGGCGCGGGCGTCGATGCCGCGGGCGAGCCCCGAGACCACCGTCAGGCCGGCCTCCCCGAGGCCGCGGGCGAGGCGC is from Methylobacterium radiodurans and encodes:
- the gatB gene encoding Asp-tRNA(Asn)/Glu-tRNA(Gln) amidotransferase subunit GatB — its product is MNAPVNPKKLIKGGLHDWEVVIGMEIHAQVTSRSKLFSGAATAFGAEPNAHVSLVDAAMPGMLPVINEECVAQAVRTGLGLKAKINLRSVFDRKNYFYPDLPQGYQISQYKDPIVGEGEVLVDLPEGESITVGIERLHLEQDAGKSLHDQAPNLSFVDLNRSGVALMEIVSRPDLRSSEEAKAYVTKLRTILRYLGTCDGDMEKGNLRADVNVSVRRPGEPLGTRCEIKNVNSIRFIGQAIETEARRQIAIIEDGGTIVQETRLFDPGKGETRSMRSKEEAHDYRYFPDPDLLPLEFDQAYVDGLAAGLPELPDAKKARFVADFGLSPYDAGVLVAERASADFYEAVAKGRDGKAAANWVINELFGRLNKEGLGIDESPVSADQLGAIIDLIGEGTISGKIAKDLFEIVWTEGGDPRAVVEARGMRQVTDTGAIETAIDQIIAQNPDKVAQAKEKPTLLGWFVGQTMKATGGKANPAAVNALLKAKLGIE
- the gatA gene encoding Asp-tRNA(Asn)/Glu-tRNA(Gln) amidotransferase subunit GatA, with translation MSELNELSLAEARDGLKAKRFSARELTQAHVTAVEQARALNAYILETPERALAMADASDAKIAAGEARPLEGLPLGIKDLFCTEGTKTTAGSKILENFTPHYESAVSANLWRDGAVMLGKLNLDEFAMGSSNETSAYGNVISPWRRNGSDAPIVPGGSSGGSAAAVAAHLCLGATATDTGGSIRQPAAFTGTVGIKPTYGRCSRWGTVAFASSLDQAGPIARTVRDCAILLGSMSGSDARDTTCADLPVPDFEGAVSRGVKGLTIGIPREYRVDGMPAEIQRLWDQGAAWLKDAGATIREISLPHTQYALPAYYIVAPAEASSNLARYDGVRYGLRVPANDIVGLYEKTRAAGFGREVKRRIMIGTYVLSAGYYDAYYVRAQKIRTLIKRDFEEAYAVGVDAILTPATPSAAFGIGEKASADPVEMYLNDVFTVTVNMAGLPGISVPAGLDAQGLPLGLQLIGRPFDEETLFAASQVIEDAAGRVSLPKPWWA
- the gatC gene encoding Asp-tRNA(Asn)/Glu-tRNA(Gln) amidotransferase subunit GatC is translated as MSVDAQTVRRIAHLARIAVSEEEVAPLQGELNAILAFVEQLGTVDVSGVEPMTSVTPMAMKKRQDVVTDGERAADVVANAPETEDNYFLVPKVVE
- a CDS encoding SMI1/KNR4 family protein — encoded protein: MWAEIFAELRRGCPSDEAEMARAERELGFPLPESYRSFCCACGAGLAGGFVRVATPVPYPAADLVVRAELIAHSIQAAIGLLDAPPAFAVEGDDPGVLDRACFFGETEDGHFLFWDVQGEDLAGEPEYDIWLLAPDLETVRFGGESLDALFRRLQGEGVRTVLGEAAEPLPSLFEGIEAAVLARGAEAP
- the ruvX gene encoding Holliday junction resolvase RuvX, translated to MRAFAEASRGGARLIGVDLGTRTIGLALSDVQRRIASPLETIRRVKFTPDAQRLRDLCLKHAVGGLVFGLPLNMDGSEGPRAQSTRAFVRNLKPILDLPVLFQDERLSTAVVTRALIEADASRARRAQLVDKLAAAYILQGALDMMQESDEGDSGGDRFPVYP
- the dprA gene encoding DNA-processing protein DprA, translating into MQLTDAQRIDWLRLIRTEGVGPRTFRTLINRYGGAAGALDALPALTRRQGRPVTPPSRAQAEDEIAAAARLGARLVATGEADYPRLLQVTDSAPPLLAVRGAAAALGQPAVAIVGSRNASALGGAFTERLARGLGEAGLTVVSGLARGIDARAHKAALGTGTVAVLAGGHDRIYPANHAGLVDEIVGAGGAVVAEMPMGWEPRGRDFPRRNRIISGLAYGTVVVEAARRSGSLITARFALEQGREVFAVPGSPLDPRAEGTNDLIRQGGTLVAEVDHVLAVIAPLVGGTVPEARDAPDLADQPVFWDEIDLDGIAVPVPAPGLDAPELEETADPRARLIGALSPSPVGTDALARATGLGVRAVQTLLLELELDGRIERHGSGTVSLIR